agggcacactgattttgactgcggataacttcgtttacctgatcaggatatagggctcacagcgggtgtgaccggtcaacaggggatgcttactcttcctaggcacctaatcccaactgtggtgtatccaggggtccgcgcttgcccaactatctattttgtattgcctataggagttattagattgataactgtttgttatcATCGCCTTTCATAGTGCTATAACCCACCATTTTATTGCATAGTATATCTAAAATTTATGCGGACTACAAATCCAGACTTCTATGTGCGGTATTAAGTCCACAAGAAATCAACTTTTAGGGGGAAGGGGGTGTTTATAATAGTTAACCGGGATTCCTGCAATTCCACGCTCCGGAGTAAACACTGAAAGTTGTACAATAAGAAACAAATGTTATGTTTTGTTTctgttaaaattgaatatactAAGTGTataatatgatattttttttattccagtAAAATCTCATCACGGAGGGTGTTATACGCATTTGAGGGGAAGGGAATACGACACGGGATATGAAATGAATAGTAAACTAAAAACATTCAAGGAAAAATTTCTTCCAGAATTCAACGAATTCAATCTGAATTGTGGAGGATGTTGTATCGGGTATTTGGAGAAAGAAAGAGGTTACTCATATAAGAGGGACAATTTCCCTTTTGAAGGAGTATGTTACTCAAGAAATGAAGATTTCTCTGGGGAATATATTGAGGCTTATGCGAAATTTAGTCCTAGAGATCGGGCTCTTCTTCAAACACCCCGACAACAAGATTTCAATCATAGTTTATTGGAAAACGATCGAAGCTATCAATGTAATGTTAAAAGCATGCAACTTGGAGAAAAAGGGGACACAGCGATTCATTTCTACAGCGTTCTTATAATAAAAGCAGACCCAAAAGAGCTCCTTaacataaaattgaaatttattagTGCCACCCTTATAGAACGGTACTTACAAACACAGaacaaaacaaatctgtcaTGCACAGAAACATCATCAGGCAAAATAAAAGGGTATATCCTtacaatagaaaaaa
Above is a genomic segment from Ostrea edulis chromosome 3, xbOstEdul1.1, whole genome shotgun sequence containing:
- the LOC125677157 gene encoding uncharacterized protein LOC125677157; translation: MRLITVPFLQLSHKVKSHHGGCYTHLRGREYDTGYEMNSKLKTFKEKFLPEFNEFNLNCGGCCIGYLEKERGYSYKRDNFPFEGVCYSRNEDFSGEYIEAYAKFSPRDRALLQTPRQQDFNHSLLENDRSYQCNVKSMQLGEKGDTAIHFYSVLIIKADPKELLNIKLKFISATLIERYLQTQNKTNLSCTETSSGKIKGYILTIEKKK